In Prosthecobacter fusiformis, the genomic window GCACTGCTGCTGACACGCCACGGCTGGCAGGCCGCCCAGGGTGCCTATGACTTTCTGTGGAAGGAGCAGGCCTGGGACTGGGTAAAAGCCTTCAGCGATGCCGGGCTGCCCTACCCCACGCTGCTGGCCCCGACCATGGCCATCATCGTGGCCGCAGTCGCCGTCAGCTGGTGCCTGGGCTTTCTCACCCGCCTGTTTGCCGTGGTCTTCATGCCTGTGGCCATCGGTGTCATCGCCATGGCAGGCCCTTCCTACACGGAGGTCGGCTGGCTTTACATGATCATCTCCGTGACCCTGCTTCTTTATGGATCGGGCGCGGTCTCCATCGACAAGCTCTTCCGCATCGGTGCCTCCTGGGGCCAGCCGAAGAAAAAGAGGTGGTGAAAAAGCGGAGCCTCATGCCCCTGGCAGAAGGCCGCCCCCTAACTGCCTAACATTAAGTATCCAAATCGTGAGGACCCTTCCTCCGCCGCCTCTCCATGCCCATCCCCCGTCCAGCCGCCCCCGCTCCCATCACGGAGCGCGTGCTCTCCATCGATCCCGCGCTGCGCAATACCGGCTGGGCGATTGTGGAAAAGACCGGACGGGAGATGAAAGCCATCGCCTACGGGGTGATTTCGAATTCCCCGAAGCTCCTCCATTCCGGCTGCCTGGTGGCCATCCGGGAGCAATTGCACGATGTCATCCGCCAGCATGCACCCACCGTCTGCGCCATCGAAGCCACCATCTATGTGCAGAGTTTTAAGACCGCCATCGTCCTGGGCACCGCCCGCGCTGCCTGCCTCATCGCTGCGGCGGAGCACGGCATGGCCATCTATGAATATGCACCCAAGGAGGTGAAACAGGCCGCTGTGGGCCGTGGCGCAGCTCAAAAAGAACAGGTCGCCTTCATGATCCGCTCCATGCTACGCCTCCGTGAAACACCCCCGGCGGACGCTGCGGACGCCCTGGCCGTGGGCATCGCCCATTTCCAAAATGCCGATGCAGGCGCTGCGATCACGCGGGAAATGAAGAGAGTGTAAAGACCCACTGCTTGGAAACCCGATCTCCACCAAGCCTGGGGTCTCCTAGCGTTGAATCTCTCACGTGAATGTCACACCATTTTCTCACGTTTGATAAATGTTGCATACAAGACTCTCATATTTCTAAAAAATATTCTGCCGACTTGATTTTTGAACAGTTTTGAGGCTATGTTTACAATTACCATACCTCAGTCATGTCGTCTGCCAGCCAAC contains:
- a CDS encoding DoxX family protein codes for the protein MIEHIGGNPAANQSPWGSLFKTIVILRIGAGALLLTRHGWQAAQGAYDFLWKEQAWDWVKAFSDAGLPYPTLLAPTMAIIVAAVAVSWCLGFLTRLFAVVFMPVAIGVIAMAGPSYTEVGWLYMIISVTLLLYGSGAVSIDKLFRIGASWGQPKKKRW
- the ruvC gene encoding crossover junction endodeoxyribonuclease RuvC, which produces MPIPRPAAPAPITERVLSIDPALRNTGWAIVEKTGREMKAIAYGVISNSPKLLHSGCLVAIREQLHDVIRQHAPTVCAIEATIYVQSFKTAIVLGTARAACLIAAAEHGMAIYEYAPKEVKQAAVGRGAAQKEQVAFMIRSMLRLRETPPADAADALAVGIAHFQNADAGAAITREMKRV